A portion of the Adhaeribacter radiodurans genome contains these proteins:
- a CDS encoding sugar phosphate isomerase/epimerase family protein: MTKISRRDFTSLAITGVAGLLLPRALQAAKPGVIIGVQSYSFRDRSLDEALAAMQEIGLKSCELWSGHLEPKGISREELTAWRNNKALSVCQEVKQKFAQAKVNIQAFNYSFREDFSDAEIEQGFKMAQALGTNTITCSSTVKVMPRVGRYANQYKIKVGMHNHDHTEDPNEFSTPESFTKGMEGSNSPYVQMNLDIGHFTAANFDAVEYIKQHHAKILCLHIKDRKRDHGANLPFGEGDTPIKAVLTLLRDNKWNIPANIEYEYKGADTVAEVKKCFAYCQKQLA, from the coding sequence ATGACTAAAATAAGCCGTCGGGATTTTACTTCTTTGGCCATAACCGGAGTTGCCGGATTGTTGCTTCCCCGGGCCCTACAAGCCGCTAAGCCGGGCGTTATCATCGGGGTGCAAAGTTACAGTTTCCGCGATCGTTCCCTTGACGAAGCTTTAGCGGCCATGCAGGAAATCGGGCTGAAAAGCTGCGAACTCTGGAGCGGGCACCTGGAGCCGAAAGGTATTTCCAGAGAAGAATTAACGGCCTGGCGCAACAACAAAGCTTTAAGCGTTTGCCAGGAAGTAAAGCAAAAATTTGCGCAGGCAAAAGTGAACATTCAAGCCTTCAATTATTCATTCCGCGAAGATTTTTCGGATGCTGAAATAGAACAAGGATTTAAAATGGCGCAAGCCTTAGGTACCAACACCATTACTTGTTCTTCTACGGTAAAAGTAATGCCCCGGGTAGGTAGGTACGCTAATCAGTATAAAATTAAGGTGGGCATGCACAACCACGATCATACCGAAGACCCGAATGAGTTTTCAACTCCCGAAAGTTTTACGAAAGGAATGGAAGGCAGTAACTCGCCTTACGTACAGATGAATTTAGATATAGGCCACTTTACGGCGGCTAACTTTGATGCGGTAGAATACATTAAACAACACCACGCTAAAATTTTGTGTTTGCACATAAAAGACCGCAAGCGCGACCACGGCGCAAACCTGCCTTTTGGCGAGGGCGATACTCCTATTAAAGCTGTATTAACCTTGTTGCGCGATAATAAATGGAATATTCCGGCTAATATTGAGTACGAATACAAAGGTGCGGATACCGTAGCCGAAGTAAAAAAATGCTTTGCATATTGTCAGAAACAACTTGCCTGA
- a CDS encoding SPASM domain-containing protein, translated as MTGKLSDTLNLLSKLTWRRLSNMGQVAGSYLLSKWTKQARHWGSPISISFEPTTSCNLRCPECPSGLRSFTRPTGMLPDDLYKDTLDQLHKNLLYLIFYFQGEPYLHPRFLELVKYATRKKIYTATSTNAHYLSDENARKTIESGLDRIIISIDGTTQETYQAYRVGGSLNKVLEGTQNLIKWKKQLKSKTPFVVFQFLVVRPNEHQLAEVKQLAKEIGVDAVWFKTAQIYDYTQGSPLIPTIDYYSRYQNNGDGSYRIKNKLLNHCWRIWHSCVITWDGLVVPCCFDKDADYRLGDLKKEDFRTLWQGTLYTKFRQAVLQSRSQVEMCKNCTEGTKVWG; from the coding sequence ATGACCGGAAAATTATCGGATACTTTAAACTTACTTTCTAAACTTACCTGGCGACGGTTAAGTAATATGGGGCAGGTAGCCGGCAGTTATTTACTTTCTAAATGGACAAAACAAGCAAGGCACTGGGGCAGTCCTATCAGTATTTCTTTTGAACCTACTACTTCCTGCAATTTGCGTTGCCCCGAGTGCCCGAGCGGTTTGCGGTCTTTTACCCGCCCTACCGGCATGTTGCCCGACGATTTATATAAAGATACGCTCGATCAGTTACATAAAAATTTACTTTATCTGATTTTCTATTTTCAGGGCGAGCCGTATTTACATCCACGGTTTTTAGAATTAGTAAAATATGCCACCCGTAAAAAAATATACACGGCCACTTCTACCAACGCCCATTATTTATCCGATGAAAATGCCCGCAAAACCATAGAATCGGGCTTAGACCGGATTATTATTTCCATTGATGGCACCACCCAGGAAACGTACCAGGCTTACCGCGTGGGTGGCAGCCTAAACAAAGTACTGGAAGGCACCCAAAACCTGATAAAATGGAAAAAACAATTAAAATCGAAAACGCCTTTTGTGGTTTTTCAGTTTCTGGTAGTACGGCCTAACGAGCACCAACTGGCAGAGGTGAAACAATTAGCCAAAGAAATAGGGGTGGATGCCGTCTGGTTTAAAACGGCCCAAATTTACGATTACACACAAGGCTCCCCGCTTATACCTACCATTGATTATTATTCGCGTTACCAGAATAATGGGGATGGCAGCTATCGGATAAAAAATAAATTATTAAATCATTGCTGGCGCATCTGGCATTCGTGCGTTATTACCTGGGATGGCTTGGTAGTACCCTGTTGTTTCGATAAAGACGCCGATTACCGACTCGGAGATTTAAAAAAAGAAGATTTTCGTACCTTATGGCAAGGTACTCTTTACACTAAATTCAGGCAAGCCGTATTACAATCCAGAAGTCAGGTAGAGATGTGTAAAAATTGTACCGAAGGCACCAAAGTATGGGGGTAA
- the fumC gene encoding class II fumarate hydratase yields the protein MEFRVEKDTMGPVNVPADKYWGAQTERSRNNFKIGPEGSMPKEIVYAFAYLKKAAAHANLELGVLTQDKCDIISQVCDEILAGQHNGEFPLVIWQTGSGTQSNMNVNEVIANRAHVLLGGSLNDEKKQINPNDDVNKSQSSNDTFPTAMHIAAYKQVAEITLPGLQTLRDSLQRKVEEFKDVVKTGRTHFMDATPLTLGQEFSGYVQQIDNSMRAIKNALEVVKELALGGTAVGTGLNTPQGYDVLVAQKIADFTGFPFVTAPNKFEALAAHDAMVELSGALKRTAVALMKVGNDIRMLSSGPRSGIGEIIIPDNEPGSSIMPGKVNPTQPEALTMVCAQVMGNDVAVSIGGSMGHFELNVFKPLIAANVLQSARLLGDACVSFTEKCSDGIQANHEIIQRHLENSLMLVTALNPHIGYYKAAEIAKKAHKEGTTLRQAAIATGYVTDEQFTEWVRPEDMTGSLK from the coding sequence ATGGAATTTCGCGTAGAAAAAGATACCATGGGACCGGTAAACGTGCCCGCCGATAAATACTGGGGAGCGCAAACTGAGCGTTCGCGCAATAATTTTAAAATTGGTCCGGAAGGCAGCATGCCCAAAGAAATAGTGTATGCGTTTGCTTACCTCAAAAAAGCAGCTGCCCACGCCAACTTAGAACTAGGCGTATTAACTCAAGATAAATGCGATATTATCAGCCAGGTGTGCGACGAAATTTTGGCTGGTCAGCACAACGGCGAATTTCCGCTGGTAATCTGGCAAACGGGTTCGGGTACTCAGAGCAACATGAACGTAAACGAGGTAATTGCCAACCGTGCGCACGTATTACTGGGCGGTTCTTTAAACGACGAAAAAAAACAAATTAACCCCAACGACGACGTAAACAAGTCGCAGTCGTCAAACGATACTTTTCCGACGGCCATGCACATTGCGGCTTACAAGCAAGTAGCCGAAATCACTTTACCAGGCCTGCAAACCCTGCGCGACTCCTTGCAGCGCAAAGTAGAAGAATTTAAAGACGTGGTAAAAACCGGCCGCACCCACTTTATGGATGCCACTCCGCTTACGCTAGGTCAGGAGTTTTCGGGTTATGTGCAGCAGATTGATAACAGCATGCGCGCCATTAAAAACGCTTTGGAAGTAGTAAAAGAATTAGCTCTGGGCGGAACTGCCGTAGGTACTGGTTTGAATACGCCGCAAGGGTACGACGTTTTAGTAGCGCAAAAAATTGCCGATTTTACCGGCTTCCCGTTTGTTACAGCTCCTAATAAGTTCGAAGCTTTAGCCGCCCACGATGCCATGGTAGAATTATCCGGCGCTTTAAAACGCACCGCCGTGGCATTAATGAAAGTTGGTAACGATATCCGCATGCTTTCTTCCGGCCCCCGGAGTGGTATCGGCGAAATTATTATTCCGGATAACGAGCCGGGTTCGTCTATTATGCCGGGTAAAGTAAATCCTACGCAACCCGAAGCTTTAACCATGGTGTGCGCCCAGGTAATGGGGAACGATGTAGCGGTTTCAATAGGTGGCTCGATGGGGCATTTTGAACTGAACGTATTTAAACCATTGATCGCCGCCAATGTGTTACAATCGGCCCGGTTATTAGGCGATGCCTGCGTATCGTTTACCGAAAAATGCTCTGATGGTATTCAGGCCAACCACGAAATTATTCAGCGCCACCTGGAAAACTCTTTAATGCTGGTAACGGCCCTTAACCCGCACATTGGCTACTACAAAGCCGCCGAAATTGCTAAAAAAGCCCATAAAGAAGGCACTACTTTACGCCAGGCTGCCATCGCCACCGGTTACGTAACTGATGAGCAATTCACCGAATGGGTTCGTCCGGAAGATATGACCGGTTCTTTGAAATAA
- a CDS encoding putative signal transducing protein, with translation MANKLITIATFPDAVKAQIMRGRLEAEGILAFIADEHTLTNQPFLYMAYGGVRLQVAEQDREQAQAILNTGDSFVVETTPEYLPDQCPNCHSDKVKETTSAAKQSLLTFLRNALTARSHQPVVRRFTCNNCGYKWIIEN, from the coding sequence ATGGCAAATAAATTAATTACTATTGCCACTTTTCCGGATGCGGTAAAAGCCCAGATTATGAGGGGGCGTTTAGAAGCAGAAGGAATACTGGCCTTTATTGCCGATGAACATACACTTACCAATCAGCCTTTTTTATATATGGCTTACGGGGGCGTGCGCCTGCAGGTAGCCGAACAAGATCGGGAACAGGCACAAGCCATTTTAAACACCGGTGATTCTTTCGTGGTAGAAACTACGCCGGAGTACTTACCGGACCAATGCCCCAACTGCCATTCCGATAAAGTAAAAGAAACAACCTCGGCTGCTAAGCAATCGTTATTAACTTTTCTCCGCAATGCACTTACCGCCCGCAGTCACCAGCCTGTGGTCCGGCGATTTACCTGCAATAACTGCGGCTACAAATGGATAATTGAGAACTAA
- a CDS encoding mechanosensitive ion channel family protein: MTELEEALSLLVKKLEIWMKQLVLMLPNLFIALVLLVVTFYVARQMRRFSDKLLPRVSHSAALNNLFATMVQTSTLLLGVFFVLTILKLDKTVTTMLAGVGIIGLALGFAFQDIAANFISGVIIAVRKPFGVGDVIETNEYFGTIERINMRTIDLRRVTGELVKVPNRKVFENAMIIYTHYGLRRIDIKMGVSYAEDLERVQDIVKASVTGIKGMIENREVEMVYEEFGESSVNFLVRFWIQYKRQTDFVYARSAAIIKIKKAFDDNHIQIPFPIRTLDFAIKGGESLNQQLRETLEETRESNRKIPSQNGKKEAEE; the protein is encoded by the coding sequence ATGACCGAGTTGGAAGAAGCCTTAAGTTTATTAGTTAAAAAATTAGAGATATGGATGAAGCAACTCGTATTAATGTTGCCTAATCTGTTTATCGCTTTAGTTTTACTGGTAGTTACTTTTTACGTAGCCCGGCAAATGCGCCGGTTTTCCGACAAATTATTGCCCCGGGTATCTCATAGTGCCGCCCTTAATAATTTATTTGCCACTATGGTGCAAACGAGTACTCTCCTACTGGGTGTCTTCTTTGTGCTTACTATATTAAAACTCGATAAAACGGTTACTACCATGCTGGCCGGGGTAGGTATTATTGGTTTGGCCCTGGGTTTTGCTTTTCAGGATATTGCTGCCAATTTTATTTCGGGGGTGATAATAGCGGTGCGCAAGCCTTTTGGGGTAGGCGACGTAATCGAAACCAACGAATATTTTGGCACTATTGAGCGCATTAACATGCGTACTATTGATTTGCGCCGTGTTACCGGCGAATTAGTAAAAGTACCCAACCGCAAAGTGTTCGAAAATGCCATGATTATCTACACACATTATGGTCTGCGGCGAATTGATATAAAAATGGGCGTATCGTATGCCGAAGACCTGGAACGGGTACAAGACATTGTAAAAGCATCGGTTACCGGTATTAAAGGTATGATTGAAAACCGGGAGGTGGAAATGGTGTACGAAGAATTTGGGGAAAGCTCGGTTAATTTTTTAGTCCGGTTTTGGATTCAATACAAACGGCAAACCGACTTTGTGTACGCCAGAAGTGCGGCAATAATAAAAATTAAAAAAGCTTTCGACGACAACCATATTCAGATTCCATTCCCAATCCGTACCCTGGATTTTGCCATTAAAGGTGGTGAATCCCTGAACCAGCAATTAAGAGAAACTTTAGAAGAAACCCGGGAAAGTAACAGAAAAATACCTTCGCAAAATGGCAAAAAAGAAGCGGAAGAATAA
- a CDS encoding alpha/beta fold hydrolase, which yields MDVLKRNNVKVFGQGDKTLLFSHGFGCDQNMWRLITANFVTDYQIVLFDHVGAGNSDLSAYDKQKYNSLNGYAEDLLAICQALNLSNVILIGHSVGAMIGILSAIRQPEYFQKLILVGPSPCYFQQEEYYSGFTYTDIQDMLNHMETDYVNWSLTFAQFILGNKPHPAHVQEMTDSFCNTHPEIAKHFAQVCFLSDNRSDLALVKTKTYILQCSDDMIAPEEVGRFMSQVIEESVFIKLQATGHCPNLSSPLETTSVIESCLAD from the coding sequence ATGGACGTTTTAAAAAGAAACAATGTAAAGGTTTTCGGGCAGGGAGATAAAACGCTGTTATTTAGTCATGGGTTTGGTTGTGACCAGAACATGTGGCGTTTAATTACAGCCAACTTTGTGACCGACTACCAAATAGTTCTGTTCGATCATGTAGGAGCGGGCAATTCGGATTTATCTGCCTATGATAAGCAAAAGTATAATTCCTTGAACGGATACGCCGAAGATTTACTGGCTATTTGCCAGGCACTTAACTTAAGCAATGTTATTTTAATTGGTCATTCCGTTGGTGCCATGATTGGTATTTTAAGTGCGATCCGTCAACCAGAGTATTTCCAAAAACTCATTCTGGTTGGGCCTTCGCCCTGCTATTTTCAGCAGGAAGAATACTACAGCGGCTTTACTTATACGGATATTCAGGATATGCTGAACCACATGGAAACAGACTATGTAAACTGGTCTCTTACCTTTGCTCAGTTTATCTTAGGCAATAAGCCCCATCCTGCTCATGTTCAAGAAATGACAGATAGTTTTTGCAATACCCACCCGGAAATAGCGAAGCATTTTGCTCAAGTTTGTTTTTTATCAGATAATCGGTCGGATTTAGCCTTGGTCAAAACCAAGACTTATATTCTACAATGTTCAGACGATATGATTGCCCCGGAAGAAGTAGGCCGTTTCATGAGCCAGGTAATAGAAGAAAGTGTGTTTATTAAATTGCAAGCTACTGGTCATTGCCCCAATTTAAGTTCTCCTTTAGAAACTACCTCCGTTATAGAATCCTGTTTAGCCGATTAA
- a CDS encoding MFS transporter, which yields MITTSSPTQPSKIKQLLQIPVVVAALGYFVDIYDLLLFSIVRVPSLKAMGLSGDQLLEDGFFLINTQMSGMLVGGVLWGILGDKKGRLSVLFGSILLYSLANIANGFATNVTQYALLRFIAGIGLAGELGAGITLVAEILPKEIRGYGTSLVASVGILGAVLAYFMADLFDWRIAYFIGGGLGLLLLVLRFSVFESGMFTNVKEQEVARGNFFQLFSSGGTFMKYLRCILIGLPIWFVIGVLVTFSPEFAVAMGISEPVQAGKSVMFAYLGLSVGDLSSGLISQYFKSRRKVVLGFILLSMVCVLGYLLVDLPTAEAVYFVCMALGFSIGYWALFVTIAAEQFGTNIRATVATTVPNFVRGSLIPVIWLFDYLKTHAGLMQSGLIVGTLTFIIALIALWGMSETFGKDLDFIER from the coding sequence ATGATAACCACCTCTTCTCCTACTCAGCCTTCTAAAATAAAGCAATTATTGCAGATACCGGTAGTGGTAGCTGCCTTAGGGTATTTTGTAGATATTTACGATTTACTATTGTTTAGCATTGTGCGGGTTCCTAGTTTAAAAGCTATGGGCTTAAGCGGCGACCAATTGCTCGAAGATGGATTTTTCCTGATTAATACCCAAATGAGCGGCATGTTGGTTGGGGGCGTTTTATGGGGCATTTTAGGCGATAAAAAAGGTAGATTATCGGTGCTGTTTGGTTCTATTTTACTGTATTCGCTGGCGAACATTGCCAATGGATTTGCTACTAATGTTACCCAGTATGCTTTGCTTCGCTTTATTGCCGGTATTGGCTTGGCCGGCGAATTAGGTGCCGGTATTACTTTGGTGGCCGAAATTTTACCTAAAGAAATCAGGGGTTACGGTACATCGCTGGTAGCTTCAGTAGGTATTTTGGGGGCAGTATTGGCTTATTTTATGGCCGATTTATTTGACTGGCGCATTGCTTACTTTATTGGCGGTGGTTTGGGTTTGCTGCTGTTAGTATTACGGTTCAGCGTATTTGAATCCGGAATGTTTACAAACGTAAAAGAGCAAGAAGTAGCCCGGGGTAATTTTTTTCAGTTATTTTCTTCGGGAGGTACTTTTATGAAATACCTGCGCTGCATTTTAATTGGTTTGCCTATCTGGTTTGTAATTGGCGTGCTGGTTACTTTTTCGCCGGAATTTGCCGTAGCTATGGGCATTAGTGAGCCGGTACAGGCAGGTAAATCGGTGATGTTTGCGTACCTGGGTTTATCCGTTGGTGATTTAAGTTCCGGCTTAATTAGTCAGTACTTTAAAAGTAGAAGAAAAGTAGTATTAGGCTTTATTCTGCTGAGTATGGTATGCGTGCTGGGGTATTTGCTGGTAGATTTACCTACAGCCGAAGCAGTTTATTTTGTTTGTATGGCCTTAGGATTTTCTATTGGCTACTGGGCTTTATTTGTAACTATCGCCGCCGAACAGTTTGGCACCAACATCCGGGCTACCGTAGCTACAACCGTTCCTAATTTTGTGCGGGGCAGTTTAATTCCGGTAATCTGGCTGTTTGACTATCTTAAAACGCATGCCGGCTTAATGCAAAGCGGCTTAATCGTGGGCACGCTCACCTTTATTATTGCCTTGATAGCGCTTTGGGGGATGTCCGAAACTTTTGGAAAGGATCTGGATTTTATTGAAAGATAG
- a CDS encoding YybH family protein has translation MKNKLLFFLLFLLPLRNALAQKVGPDTTAILQVLNQQVQAWNQGDIDSFMRTYWNSPDLVFVSGTTVTKGWRPTLERYKKTYGSRAKMGTLQFTKLQVSAIAKDSATVLGNWALTRAGDHPHGKFTLKFRKFNNQWFIVRDQTIQE, from the coding sequence ATGAAAAACAAGCTACTCTTCTTTTTACTTTTTCTACTACCCTTACGTAATGCGCTCGCGCAAAAAGTAGGCCCTGATACTACAGCCATTCTACAGGTATTAAACCAACAAGTTCAGGCCTGGAACCAAGGCGATATTGATAGCTTTATGCGCACGTACTGGAATTCACCGGACTTGGTTTTTGTATCGGGAACTACTGTAACTAAAGGCTGGCGACCAACCCTGGAACGGTACAAAAAAACGTATGGTTCGCGGGCGAAAATGGGGACCTTACAATTTACTAAATTACAGGTTAGTGCCATCGCCAAAGATTCAGCTACGGTTTTAGGCAATTGGGCTTTAACGCGGGCTGGCGATCATCCACACGGAAAATTTACTTTAAAATTCCGTAAGTTTAATAACCAATGGTTTATTGTACGGGATCAAACTATTCAGGAATAA
- the radA gene encoding DNA repair protein RadA — protein MAKIKTSYFCQNCGAQSAKWIGRCPACGEWNTYVEEVLQREEAAGPASWKSSSSLQIANKPRPIAEISYSEESRIDTHDQELNRVLGSGIVPGSMILIGGEPGIGKSTLMLQIALNLKNQRVLYISGEESEQQIKMRAERLGVQHPNCFILTETATQNIFKQIEQLQPEVLIVDSIQTLHSAFIESGAGSISQVRECTAELLKYAKESGTPVFLIGHITKEGNLAGPKILEHMVDTVLQFEGDRHMTYRILRTTKNRFGSTSELGIYEMLGTGLRQVSNPSEILISQREENFSGITIGATLEGNRPLLIEVQSLVSPATYGTPQRSSTGYDAKRLNMLLAVLEKRSGFKLGAQDVFLNIAGGIKVEDPAIDLAVCASILSSFEDLAIPHTTCFAAEVGLSGEIRAVNRIENRISEAEKLGFQEIYISKFNLKGINLKRLGIKVNAVSKLEEVLSSLFG, from the coding sequence ATGGCGAAAATAAAAACCTCTTACTTCTGCCAGAACTGCGGGGCTCAATCGGCCAAATGGATTGGCCGTTGCCCGGCGTGCGGCGAATGGAACACCTACGTAGAAGAAGTACTGCAACGCGAAGAGGCCGCTGGTCCGGCTTCCTGGAAATCTTCTTCGTCGTTGCAAATTGCAAATAAACCCCGGCCCATTGCCGAAATAAGCTACTCCGAAGAATCGCGCATTGACACCCACGACCAGGAATTAAACCGGGTGCTGGGCAGCGGTATTGTACCGGGTTCTATGATTTTAATTGGCGGCGAACCCGGGATTGGCAAATCAACCTTAATGCTGCAAATTGCTTTAAACTTAAAGAACCAGCGGGTATTATATATTTCCGGAGAGGAAAGCGAACAGCAAATAAAAATGCGTGCCGAGCGCCTGGGCGTGCAGCACCCTAACTGCTTTATTTTAACCGAAACGGCTACGCAAAATATTTTCAAGCAGATCGAGCAATTACAGCCCGAAGTTTTAATAGTAGATTCTATCCAAACCTTACACTCGGCTTTTATTGAAAGTGGAGCGGGTAGTATTTCGCAGGTACGCGAGTGTACCGCCGAGTTGTTAAAATACGCCAAAGAAAGTGGAACCCCGGTTTTTTTAATTGGGCATATAACCAAAGAAGGCAACCTGGCCGGGCCAAAAATCCTGGAGCACATGGTAGATACGGTGTTGCAGTTCGAAGGCGACCGGCACATGACGTACCGCATTCTACGGACTACTAAAAACCGTTTTGGCTCCACCTCTGAGTTGGGTATTTACGAAATGTTAGGCACGGGTTTGCGGCAGGTAAGTAATCCTTCGGAAATATTGATTTCGCAGCGCGAAGAAAATTTTAGCGGTATTACCATTGGTGCTACTTTAGAAGGTAACCGGCCTTTGCTGATTGAAGTACAAAGTTTAGTAAGCCCGGCTACGTACGGTACGCCGCAGCGGTCTAGTACCGGCTACGATGCCAAACGGTTAAATATGCTGCTGGCCGTTTTAGAAAAACGCAGCGGCTTTAAATTAGGCGCGCAAGATGTATTTCTGAATATTGCGGGCGGCATAAAAGTAGAAGATCCAGCCATTGATTTAGCGGTTTGTGCTTCTATATTGTCGTCGTTTGAAGATTTGGCTATTCCGCATACTACTTGTTTTGCCGCGGAGGTAGGTTTAAGTGGGGAAATACGTGCCGTAAACCGCATTGAAAACCGGATTAGTGAAGCCGAAAAGCTAGGATTCCAGGAAATTTATATTTCTAAGTTTAATTTAAAGGGCATCAACCTTAAACGATTAGGAATTAAGGTAAACGCGGTAAGTAAACTGGAAGAAGTTTTAAGCTCTTTATTTGGATAA